A part of Jiangella alba genomic DNA contains:
- a CDS encoding DUF1707 SHOCT-like domain-containing protein, whose translation MARGQNRRPEDDDRRRYTAVLDSARADGRIDDAELSRRSFTVRYAQTMGELDAVVGDLPGPDRTAEGRSLVTVAVAGVALLAAVGLGVAAASSGGDDPPPADPPAVAEAEPPPVEEVEAAPVDLFSAAELTALWEALDARQVSGVQSIYLHDDWADLEVRTAPGAPTYDELEYDGALSEPTPGGQVNEENPDDVFFALGDVDPAVVAACAAQAAEVAQRPDRAVELIVIKRDVFYGDTVTINVHLESDAYGASAVLTWNASGQHLLDDGTGT comes from the coding sequence ATGGCCCGGGGGCAGAACAGGCGGCCGGAGGACGACGACCGCCGGCGCTACACCGCGGTGCTCGACTCCGCCCGTGCCGACGGCCGCATCGACGATGCCGAGCTGTCCCGGCGCTCCTTCACCGTCCGCTACGCGCAGACGATGGGCGAGCTGGACGCCGTCGTCGGCGATCTGCCCGGCCCGGACCGGACGGCGGAGGGCCGGTCGCTGGTGACCGTGGCCGTGGCGGGCGTCGCGCTGCTGGCCGCCGTCGGCCTCGGCGTCGCGGCGGCGAGCTCCGGCGGCGACGACCCGCCGCCCGCCGACCCGCCGGCAGTGGCCGAGGCCGAGCCGCCGCCGGTCGAGGAGGTCGAGGCCGCACCGGTGGACCTGTTCTCCGCGGCCGAGCTGACCGCCCTGTGGGAGGCGCTGGACGCGCGGCAGGTCTCCGGCGTTCAGAGCATCTACCTGCACGACGACTGGGCCGACCTCGAGGTGCGGACGGCGCCGGGCGCGCCCACCTACGACGAGCTCGAGTACGACGGCGCGCTGAGCGAGCCCACGCCGGGCGGGCAGGTCAACGAGGAGAACCCGGACGACGTGTTCTTCGCCCTCGGCGACGTCGATCCCGCGGTCGTCGCGGCGTGCGCCGCCCAGGCCGCCGAGGTCGCCCAGCGGCCGGATCGCGCGGTCGAGCTGATCGTGATCAAGCGCGACGTGTTCTACGGCGACACCGTGACGATCAACGTGCACCTCGAGTCCGACGCGTACGGCGCCAGCGCGGTGCTCACCTGGAACGCGTCCGGCCAGCACCTGCTCGACGACGGGACCGGCACGTGA
- a CDS encoding demethylmenaquinone methyltransferase yields the protein MTRASLDKQPHEVAAMFDDVAEKYDRTNDVLSLGQDRAWRRAVVAALGVGPGERVLDLAAGTGTSSEPFRARGAFVVPCDFSLGMLRAGRQNFADLPFVAGDATRLPFADGVFDAVTISFGLRNVHDPIAGLRELLRVTRPGGRVVVCEFSHPTFTPFRKVYVEYLMRALPPVARRVSSSPDAYVYLAESIRAWPDQPGLAAWLREAGWADVRWRNLSGGIVALHHAVKP from the coding sequence GTGACCCGCGCCTCCCTGGACAAGCAGCCGCACGAGGTGGCGGCGATGTTCGACGACGTCGCCGAGAAGTACGACCGCACCAACGACGTGCTCTCCCTCGGCCAGGACCGCGCCTGGCGGCGGGCCGTCGTGGCGGCGCTCGGCGTCGGGCCGGGGGAGCGGGTGCTCGACCTCGCCGCCGGCACCGGCACCTCCAGCGAGCCGTTCCGGGCCCGCGGCGCGTTCGTCGTGCCCTGCGACTTCTCCCTCGGCATGCTCCGGGCCGGCCGGCAGAACTTCGCCGACCTCCCGTTCGTGGCCGGCGACGCCACCCGGCTGCCGTTCGCCGACGGCGTCTTCGACGCGGTCACCATCTCCTTCGGCCTGCGCAACGTGCACGACCCCATCGCCGGCCTGCGCGAGCTGCTGCGCGTCACCCGTCCCGGCGGCCGGGTCGTGGTGTGCGAGTTCAGCCACCCGACGTTCACGCCGTTCCGCAAGGTGTACGTCGAGTACCTCATGCGCGCGCTGCCGCCGGTCGCCCGACGGGTGTCCAGCAGCCCCGACGCGTACGTGTACCTGGCCGAGTCCATCCGCGCCTGGCCCGACCAGCCCGGGCTGGCCGCGTGGCTGCGCGAGGCGGGCTGGGCCGACGTGCGCTGGCGCAACCTCAGCGGTGGCATCGTCGCGCTGCACCACGCCGTGAAGCCCTGA
- a CDS encoding isochorismate synthase produces the protein MVVTTLPASAPMVVRTTEVPDPGPLLELLPEDSPMAWVRQGEGVVGWGQAARFDTIGANRFVAADRWWRRMVGTAVVRDEVRLPGTGPVAFGSFAFDDVPGSSSLVLPDTVVGHRSGRWWVTTIDVTGNLPGGAALPAVSPARRPVDVTYADGSRSGTEWEGIVAEAVRRIVAGDLEKVVLARDLIAESPAPIDIRWPLQRLSDGYPHCWTFSVDGMIGATPELLVRRERGLVTSRVLAGTIRRTGDDEHDLALAASLARSSKDLEEHEYAVRSVADALAPFCSSMNVPESPFVLHLPNVMHLATDLAGVSDSDASSLALAAALHPSAAVGGTPTAVALELIREIEGLDRARYAGPVGWMDARGDGEWGIALRSAEVSDSRLRLFAGCGIVAGSDPAAELAESVAKLVPMRDALSS, from the coding sequence ATGGTCGTGACGACGCTGCCCGCCTCCGCGCCGATGGTCGTGCGCACCACCGAGGTCCCGGACCCGGGCCCGCTGCTGGAGCTGCTGCCCGAGGACTCGCCGATGGCCTGGGTCCGGCAGGGCGAGGGCGTCGTCGGCTGGGGCCAGGCGGCGCGGTTCGACACCATCGGCGCCAACCGGTTCGTCGCGGCCGACCGCTGGTGGCGGCGCATGGTCGGCACCGCCGTCGTCCGCGACGAGGTGCGGCTGCCCGGCACCGGCCCGGTCGCGTTCGGCTCGTTCGCCTTCGACGACGTCCCCGGCTCGTCCTCGCTGGTCCTCCCGGACACCGTCGTCGGGCACCGGTCCGGGCGCTGGTGGGTCACCACCATCGACGTCACCGGCAACCTGCCCGGCGGTGCGGCGCTGCCGGCGGTCTCGCCCGCGCGGCGGCCGGTCGACGTCACCTACGCCGACGGCTCGCGGTCGGGCACCGAGTGGGAGGGCATCGTCGCCGAGGCCGTGCGCCGCATCGTCGCCGGCGACCTGGAGAAGGTGGTGCTCGCGCGCGACCTCATCGCCGAGAGCCCGGCGCCCATCGACATCCGCTGGCCGTTGCAGCGGCTCTCGGACGGCTACCCGCACTGCTGGACGTTCAGTGTCGACGGCATGATCGGCGCGACGCCCGAGCTGCTGGTGCGGCGCGAGCGCGGCCTCGTCACGTCCCGCGTCCTCGCCGGCACCATCCGCCGCACCGGCGACGACGAGCACGACCTCGCGCTGGCGGCCTCGCTGGCGCGGTCCAGCAAGGACCTCGAGGAGCACGAGTACGCCGTGCGCTCCGTCGCCGACGCGCTGGCGCCGTTCTGCTCCAGCATGAACGTGCCCGAGTCGCCGTTCGTGCTGCACCTGCCCAACGTCATGCACCTGGCGACGGACCTCGCCGGCGTCTCCGACTCCGACGCGTCGTCGCTCGCCCTGGCCGCCGCCCTGCACCCGTCCGCGGCCGTCGGCGGCACCCCCACGGCGGTCGCGCTGGAGCTCATCCGCGAGATCGAAGGGCTGGACCGCGCCCGCTACGCCGGCCCCGTCGGCTGGATGGACGCCCGCGGCGACGGCGAGTGGGGCATCGCGCTGCGCTCCGCCGAGGTCTCCGACTCCCGGCTGCGCCTCTTCGCCGGCTGCGGCATCGTCGCCGGTTCCGACCCGGCCGCGGAGCTCGCCGAGAGCGTCGCCAAGCTCGTCCCCATGCGCGACGCGCTCTCCTCCTGA